A stretch of Methanosphaerula palustris E1-9c DNA encodes these proteins:
- a CDS encoding cation diffusion facilitator family transporter: MAIVTEGLSPERISSDREKQRIAWLSVISNSFLVLMKIVVGTAIGSVSIISEAIHSGIDLVAAVIAFFAVRKSSEPPDSLHQFGHGKIEDLSGFIEAILIFVAAAMIIREAVIKLMGGGETLLVEGIGAGMLVMLISGIANLYVSNRLMKVAKRTESIALASDAMHLRTDVYTSLGVFVGLILIKLTGILILDSVVAIVVACFIIKAAYDLTTRSLSDLVDHRLSDGEEEQIRGIIAGHCTQYADFHALRTRRSGPDRFIELHLSVSKNQTVEKGHALADHLEKDLRNALPRSTVTIHVEPCDGECRNCDSLCNDRTTDYRSQAPEEE, translated from the coding sequence ATGGCGATCGTTACAGAGGGTCTCTCCCCGGAGCGGATATCCTCTGACAGAGAGAAACAGAGGATTGCATGGCTCTCAGTCATCTCGAACTCCTTTCTGGTGTTGATGAAGATCGTCGTCGGCACTGCCATCGGTTCGGTCAGTATCATATCAGAAGCGATCCACTCGGGGATCGATCTGGTGGCCGCGGTGATCGCCTTCTTTGCGGTCAGAAAATCGAGCGAACCCCCTGACAGTCTCCACCAGTTCGGCCATGGTAAGATCGAGGATCTCTCCGGGTTCATCGAGGCGATCCTGATCTTCGTCGCAGCCGCGATGATCATCCGCGAGGCCGTCATCAAACTGATGGGTGGCGGGGAGACGCTGCTGGTCGAGGGGATTGGCGCCGGCATGCTGGTGATGTTGATCTCCGGGATCGCTAACCTGTATGTCTCGAACCGGCTGATGAAGGTGGCGAAGAGGACTGAGTCCATCGCTCTGGCCAGCGATGCGATGCACCTGCGGACCGACGTCTACACATCGCTCGGTGTCTTTGTCGGGCTGATCCTGATCAAACTGACCGGGATCCTGATCCTCGATTCGGTGGTCGCGATCGTGGTGGCCTGCTTCATCATAAAAGCCGCCTATGACCTGACCACCCGGTCGCTCTCCGACCTCGTCGATCACCGGCTCTCCGATGGAGAAGAGGAGCAGATCCGGGGGATCATCGCCGGCCACTGCACCCAGTACGCAGATTTCCATGCCCTGCGAACCAGGAGGTCAGGCCCGGACCGGTTCATCGAGCTCCATCTCAGTGTCTCGAAGAATCAGACCGTCGAGAAAGGGCATGCCCTGGCCGATCACCTGGAGAAGGATCTCCGTAACGCCCTGCCCCGGTCGACGGTGACGATCCATGTCGAGCCCTGCGACGGCGAGTGCAGAAACTGTGACTCCCTCTGCAATGATCGGACGACAGACTACCGTTCGCAGGCCCCGGAAGAGGAGTAA
- a CDS encoding Ppx/GppA phosphatase family protein, translating to MIHDSEQVVAFIDIGTNSIRLLVVRLGAGGGYSVLSEQKEVVRLGEGEFPGDQLSEAAMDRAVLVCRTFVDLARSFRATEFEAVATSATREARNQQVFLNRLATEADLPVRVIAGREEARLIYLGIRSGIDLGDQTALFIDIGGGSTELSVGTGSGYKALYSLNLGSIRLSSLFPPKDKHGIITQKEYGKIREHILEEGGRVVLELKDYPINRTFGSSGTLQNLAEIAARMFHPQEQNASQVLLCPDLVKVATRLCGLSVEERRKIPGINPERSDIIVPGAAIIETLMQVLELPEIIITSRGLRDGLLVDYMEKRQTPGDHSVRQQSIISLGDACRINQVHAIHIRDLASALFLSSRKVGVHSFGSFEEELLGYAAYLHDIGSFVSFTNHQAHSQYLIANADLLGFDQQEILIIASIAGLHRKKVLVTRGRVSSGLEPQYLRTVQVLGALLRLAESLDRTHIGLVRTVRFLRTGEKRLTLRITCKGDCHLEIWGVEREKRTVQKVLGERLRIEVVREMDGFHN from the coding sequence ATGATCCACGATTCAGAACAGGTCGTCGCGTTCATCGATATCGGGACCAACTCGATCCGTCTGCTGGTGGTCCGGCTGGGTGCCGGCGGCGGGTATTCGGTGTTGAGTGAACAGAAGGAGGTGGTCAGGCTCGGGGAGGGGGAGTTCCCCGGCGATCAACTCAGCGAGGCCGCTATGGACCGTGCGGTGCTGGTCTGCCGCACCTTCGTCGATCTCGCCCGTTCGTTTCGGGCGACCGAGTTCGAGGCGGTCGCCACCTCGGCCACCCGGGAGGCACGTAATCAGCAGGTCTTTCTGAACCGGCTCGCCACTGAGGCCGATCTTCCCGTCAGGGTGATTGCCGGGCGCGAGGAGGCCCGTCTGATCTACCTGGGGATACGATCCGGGATTGATCTTGGTGATCAGACGGCACTCTTCATCGATATCGGGGGCGGTTCGACCGAACTCTCGGTCGGGACCGGATCCGGATATAAGGCCCTGTACTCCCTCAACCTCGGCTCGATCCGTCTCTCCTCCCTCTTTCCCCCAAAGGATAAACACGGAATAATTACGCAGAAGGAGTATGGAAAGATCCGGGAGCATATCCTCGAAGAAGGGGGGCGGGTGGTCCTGGAGTTGAAGGATTACCCGATCAACCGGACCTTTGGAAGTTCCGGCACTCTTCAGAACCTGGCCGAGATCGCCGCCCGGATGTTCCATCCGCAGGAGCAGAACGCATCCCAGGTGCTTCTATGCCCGGATCTTGTAAAGGTGGCCACCCGGCTCTGCGGTCTCTCTGTCGAGGAACGGCGAAAGATCCCCGGGATCAACCCTGAACGGTCCGATATCATCGTTCCCGGAGCTGCGATCATTGAGACCCTGATGCAGGTGCTTGAACTTCCGGAGATCATCATCACGAGCCGGGGACTGCGAGACGGGCTGCTGGTCGATTATATGGAAAAGCGGCAGACCCCGGGCGATCACTCGGTGCGGCAGCAGAGCATCATCTCCTTAGGTGATGCCTGCAGGATCAACCAGGTCCATGCCATCCATATCCGGGATCTCGCTTCCGCTCTCTTCCTTTCGTCTCGGAAGGTAGGGGTGCACTCCTTCGGATCCTTTGAGGAGGAACTGCTTGGGTATGCTGCTTATCTGCATGACATCGGTTCGTTCGTGTCGTTCACGAATCACCAGGCACATTCCCAGTATCTGATCGCCAATGCTGATCTGCTCGGCTTCGATCAGCAGGAGATTCTGATCATCGCCTCCATCGCCGGCCTTCACCGTAAGAAGGTGCTGGTCACCAGGGGACGGGTTTCTTCAGGGCTCGAACCACAGTATCTCCGGACGGTGCAGGTGCTCGGTGCTCTCCTTCGGCTGGCCGAGAGCCTGGACCGAACCCATATCGGACTGGTCAGGACTGTCAGGTTTCTGAGGACCGGCGAAAAGAGGTTGACTCTCCGGATCACCTGCAAGGGTGACTGTCATCTCGAAATCTGGGGGGTGGAGCGCGAGAAGCGGACGGTTCAGAAGGTGCTTGGAGAACGGCTGCGGATCGAGGTGGTCAGGGAGATGGATGGTTTCCATAACTGA
- a CDS encoding HD domain-containing protein, with protein MSEQPGSSAGILSFAASHHRGSAHDIQVAAVATSLFDELQMLHHYAEPEWDLLWAACILHDIGWSAGRKGHHKLSCDLILRDRTLSFDENQRLLVALIARYHRRALPDPEKHPLYGGLSGGDQKKVCWLAALIRVADELDTAHASLVREVRCRIERDQIVIQCSGPVPDQRVMASRMHKLDLLTRVTEKTCSVTWKVR; from the coding sequence ATGAGTGAACAGCCCGGTTCTTCTGCCGGCATCCTCTCCTTTGCTGCATCCCATCACCGGGGTAGTGCCCATGACATCCAGGTGGCAGCGGTCGCCACCTCCCTCTTCGACGAACTACAGATGCTGCATCACTATGCAGAGCCAGAATGGGACCTGCTCTGGGCTGCCTGCATCCTCCATGACATCGGCTGGTCTGCAGGGAGGAAGGGGCATCATAAACTGAGCTGTGATCTGATCCTCCGTGACCGGACGCTCTCGTTCGATGAGAACCAGCGCCTGCTGGTCGCGCTGATCGCCCGATACCACCGGCGTGCCCTGCCCGACCCGGAGAAGCACCCGCTCTATGGGGGACTCTCCGGGGGGGATCAGAAGAAGGTGTGCTGGCTTGCCGCCCTGATCAGGGTCGCCGATGAACTGGACACCGCCCATGCATCGCTGGTCAGAGAAGTCCGATGCAGAATCGAGCGGGACCAGATCGTGATCCAGTGCTCCGGCCCGGTGCCCGATCAACGGGTGATGGCCTCCCGGATGCATAAACTCGACCTGCTGACCCGGGTCACCGAAAAGACGTGCAGCGTCACCTGGAAGGTGCGGTGA
- a CDS encoding YfcE family phosphodiesterase: protein MPPKRRQPRRSRHVEIPRADAGYCVFGATYLADLIVAFAAEAGGVRAGVDIEYIHRMRVATRRLRAALPLFVDCYTKTEYRRWLSSIKAITQALGEARDADVQIAFLDQYLQGIRGSASGSSASMIRPLNQQRPPDKPEEPEPIALPPSVPLPQPGLLGALWQMLRRVSTAITVTGEPAVEKAPPLPPPEEERSFSAGQQGIECLLLRLQQRREALQPQVIEALDLLEERGVVREMQRRVRMIAVTGKRDQVDIHTADVYQRAYNAIQLRVLEIFDHESSVPRPDLITEHHEMRKAAKHLRYTMETFALLYPGGLKGELKAVKQLQELLGDMHDCDVWIESLPRFLVEERQRTETYFGHAEFFSLIEPGITRLREERQGRRNLVYTDFVTYWDELKKELFWDKLRDTLGTALESVQSPPAPLARAAERKGPVRIALIADVHANLPALEVVLSDAVQRGASVVINAGDMVGGGPFPDEVVSRLRRAESIDIKGNAERKVLSVQTGKHPKGKGRNLAIWTWEALSAENRTYLADLPEELRFMVRSTRLLVTHASPLDPRELLTVSTSAVRFSELGRAAGADIVIVGHSHQQFSTIVDGVRFINPGSVGTPTGNDNRASYALLQLEPYDLCHFQIAYDREPVIRASIERGLPGSAPNQHLLVQPALDTVIPADPGNRSHEEPDS, encoded by the coding sequence ATGCCACCTAAACGCCGCCAGCCCCGGAGGAGCCGGCATGTCGAGATCCCCAGAGCAGACGCAGGGTACTGTGTCTTTGGGGCCACCTACCTGGCCGACCTGATCGTGGCCTTCGCCGCAGAGGCCGGTGGGGTCAGAGCGGGTGTGGATATCGAGTACATCCACCGAATGCGGGTGGCCACTCGTCGTCTTCGAGCGGCCCTCCCCCTCTTTGTGGACTGTTATACAAAGACCGAATACCGTCGGTGGCTCTCGTCCATCAAGGCGATCACCCAGGCACTCGGTGAGGCACGGGATGCCGACGTCCAGATCGCGTTCCTCGATCAGTACCTGCAGGGGATCCGTGGGTCGGCTTCCGGTTCATCAGCCAGCATGATCCGACCCCTCAATCAACAGCGGCCGCCGGATAAGCCGGAAGAACCCGAACCGATAGCCCTTCCTCCGTCGGTTCCACTTCCTCAACCCGGGCTGCTCGGTGCTCTCTGGCAGATGCTCCGTCGGGTTTCGACAGCGATCACCGTCACCGGGGAGCCTGCTGTGGAGAAAGCCCCTCCCCTCCCTCCACCAGAGGAGGAACGATCATTTTCTGCTGGTCAACAGGGGATCGAGTGCCTGTTGCTTCGTCTTCAGCAGCGGCGGGAGGCCCTGCAGCCGCAGGTGATCGAGGCGCTCGACCTGCTTGAAGAGCGCGGGGTGGTGAGGGAGATGCAGCGGCGGGTCAGGATGATCGCCGTCACCGGAAAGCGGGATCAGGTGGATATCCACACCGCCGATGTCTATCAACGGGCATACAACGCGATCCAGCTTCGGGTCCTGGAGATCTTCGATCATGAATCCTCCGTGCCTCGTCCAGATCTTATCACCGAACATCATGAGATGCGAAAGGCTGCCAAACACCTGCGGTACACGATGGAGACCTTCGCCCTGCTCTATCCCGGAGGCCTGAAAGGGGAGTTGAAAGCAGTCAAGCAGTTACAGGAACTGCTCGGCGACATGCATGACTGCGATGTCTGGATCGAATCCTTACCACGCTTCCTCGTCGAGGAGAGGCAGCGGACCGAGACTTACTTCGGACATGCGGAGTTCTTCTCGCTCATCGAGCCTGGCATCACCCGTCTCCGTGAGGAGCGACAGGGGAGACGGAATCTGGTGTACACCGATTTCGTGACCTACTGGGACGAACTGAAGAAGGAACTCTTCTGGGATAAACTCCGGGATACCCTGGGTACTGCGCTTGAGAGTGTCCAGTCCCCGCCCGCTCCCCTGGCCCGTGCAGCAGAGCGGAAGGGGCCGGTCAGGATCGCGTTGATCGCTGATGTCCATGCCAACCTTCCGGCGCTGGAGGTGGTCCTCTCCGATGCAGTCCAGCGGGGGGCTTCGGTGGTGATCAATGCCGGCGATATGGTCGGTGGCGGTCCATTCCCTGACGAGGTGGTCAGCAGGCTCCGAAGGGCCGAATCGATCGATATCAAGGGAAATGCCGAGCGGAAGGTGCTCTCGGTCCAGACTGGTAAGCACCCGAAGGGAAAGGGCCGGAATCTGGCCATCTGGACCTGGGAGGCACTCTCTGCGGAGAACCGGACCTATCTCGCCGATCTCCCTGAAGAACTGCGGTTCATGGTCAGGTCCACTCGTCTGCTCGTGACCCATGCCTCCCCGCTCGACCCCAGGGAACTGCTGACTGTATCGACGTCTGCTGTCCGATTCAGTGAGCTCGGCCGGGCAGCCGGGGCGGATATCGTGATCGTCGGCCACTCCCACCAGCAGTTCTCGACGATCGTCGATGGGGTCCGATTTATCAATCCCGGGAGTGTCGGGACACCGACCGGAAATGACAATCGGGCCAGTTATGCCCTCCTGCAACTCGAACCCTACGACCTCTGCCACTTCCAGATCGCTTATGACCGCGAGCCTGTAATCAGGGCCAGCATTGAACGTGGTCTGCCGGGATCAGCGCCCAACCAGCACCTCCTTGTTCAGCCAGCTCTGGATACGGTAATCCCTGCAGACCCTGGGAATCGCTCTCATGAGGAGCCAGACTCATGA